The proteins below are encoded in one region of Candidatus Omnitrophota bacterium:
- a CDS encoding iron-sulfur cluster assembly scaffold protein, whose protein sequence is MKDNKYFGQMNDPSGSAYIKGICGDQMEFYIVVENNKIIDVKFHTDGCVYTLACGAMACKLAVGKTIQDALGVSAGQIITELKVLPKSHVHCAILAVSTLYKAIADYLLKP, encoded by the coding sequence ATGAAAGATAATAAATATTTCGGCCAGATGAATGACCCGAGCGGCTCAGCCTATATTAAAGGTATATGCGGTGACCAGATGGAATTTTATATAGTAGTGGAGAATAACAAAATAATCGATGTTAAGTTTCATACTGACGGGTGTGTTTATACATTGGCCTGCGGAGCTATGGCGTGTAAGCTTGCGGTAGGAAAAACTATTCAGGATGCATTGGGTGTATCAGCAGGACAGATAATTACAGAATTGAAGGTTTTACCCAAAAGCCATGTTCATTGCGCGATACTTGCAGTGAGTACGTTATATAAAGCTATAGCTGATTATTTACTTAAACCATGA
- a CDS encoding MBL fold metallo-hydrolase, with amino-acid sequence MKLKILAEGSTKWRRFIKHWGLSILIDDDILFDTFGKPDYVLRQLKRFKIDINKIKHIVISHDDWDHVTGLDKILERNKNVTVYICPHFKPDIKAKIRHCGARIVEVDGVTNIRDNIYLSGELTGKRRDSNIPEQYLAVKTAKGIIVLTGCAHPGIIEIVQHAKAAFNMNAYLIMGGFHLKDHTVEEIHKIVLKLKELGVCQVIPFHCTGRNAQQICFKEYSANCFAVNEGQSIEV; translated from the coding sequence GTGAAACTAAAGATTCTTGCTGAGGGTTCGACAAAGTGGCGGCGTTTTATAAAACATTGGGGGTTGTCTATCCTGATAGACGACGATATTCTTTTTGATACATTCGGCAAACCGGATTATGTCCTAAGACAGTTGAAAAGATTTAAAATAGACATTAATAAAATAAAACATATTGTCATTTCTCACGATGACTGGGATCACGTTACCGGTTTGGATAAAATATTGGAGCGCAACAAGAATGTCACTGTCTATATATGCCCGCATTTTAAACCGGATATTAAAGCCAAAATACGACATTGTGGAGCGCGAATTGTAGAGGTAGATGGAGTGACAAATATACGTGATAATATTTATTTAAGCGGTGAACTCACAGGAAAACGTCGCGATTCCAATATACCGGAACAATATTTGGCGGTAAAGACAGCTAAAGGGATTATTGTCCTTACAGGATGCGCCCATCCAGGCATAATAGAAATTGTGCAGCATGCCAAAGCTGCTTTTAATATGAATGCGTATCTTATTATGGGTGGTTTTCACCTTAAAGATCATACGGTCGAAGAAATCCATAAGATTGTATTAAAATTAAAAGAACTTGGAGTTTGTCAGGTAATTCCTTTTCATTGCACAGGCCGGAACGCGCAACAGATATGTTTCAAAGAATACAGTGCAAATTGTTTTGCGGTAAACGAGGGACAATCAATAGAAGTATAA
- a CDS encoding FeoA family protein translates to MKKISLVHLKPDQNVKVSEILGGGGLQHRLTSMGLHIGMKITKLSHIGLRGPVVIKVGRSVLALGHGMAAKVIVETE, encoded by the coding sequence ATGAAGAAAATATCTTTAGTGCATCTTAAACCTGACCAAAATGTTAAGGTTTCAGAAATTTTAGGAGGCGGCGGTTTACAGCATAGATTGACTAGTATGGGTCTGCATATAGGTATGAAAATCACCAAGCTTAGCCATATTGGATTAAGAGGGCCTGTAGTGATAAAGGTAGGCAGAAGTGTTCTTGCTCTGGGGCATGGTATGGCGGCAAAAGTTATCGTAGAGACGGAATGA
- a CDS encoding ferrous iron transporter B, translating to MIKKIYLIGNPNVGKSVVFSRLTDVHVISSNYPGTTVEFIKGYLSLGNEKIEVVDLPGTYSLEPSSSAEEVAVSLLRECSKNEIAVVNILDSTNLERNLLLTLQLIEEGFPTIACLNMCDDAFHRGVHIDIKKLEEIIHIPVISTCAVIGVGIKLLIDRIKEAAPVVKDKVSHEERWKEIGRIIEQVQRLEHRHHYLREMLEDASVRPVSGLIMAAGVIYVSFKIVRFIGEFIIGRITDPFFYGTIQPLLEKLAAHWQEKSFIFHLLIGDLINGKIDFKQSLGVLTTAPYIEFGMVLPYVISFYLVLSLLEDIGYLPRLAILLDNLLHRLGLHGYAIIPVLLGFGCNVPGILSTRVLESKRERFIASTIISIGVPCVPLQAMIVGLLGVFGGFYVGGVYLVLFIIILILGIILNRVLPGYSPEFLIEIPPYRFPPLTMLARKLYFRVKGFLFEAVPIVLIGVLAINILLYFRLFDIITGIFAPIIHGLFGLPKEAIVALIIGFLRKDVAVGMLAPLALSAKQLFIAATLLAISFPCIATFIVLWKELGVKDLIKSTVIMITISIIVGTALNFVVLR from the coding sequence ATGATAAAGAAGATATATTTAATAGGCAATCCTAATGTCGGCAAAAGTGTGGTATTCTCCCGCCTTACAGATGTCCACGTAATCTCATCTAACTATCCCGGCACAACCGTAGAGTTTATTAAGGGCTATTTGAGCTTGGGAAATGAGAAGATCGAGGTTGTAGATTTACCCGGCACATATTCGCTGGAGCCGTCTTCAAGCGCCGAAGAAGTAGCTGTTTCCTTATTGAGAGAATGCTCTAAGAACGAAATCGCGGTGGTCAATATACTTGACTCGACCAATTTAGAGAGAAATTTGCTTTTAACCCTGCAGCTCATCGAAGAAGGATTTCCGACAATCGCATGCCTAAACATGTGCGATGATGCTTTTCATAGGGGAGTTCATATTGATATTAAGAAACTGGAAGAAATAATACATATTCCGGTGATATCGACCTGTGCCGTAATCGGTGTAGGTATAAAATTATTGATCGACAGGATAAAAGAAGCGGCACCCGTCGTGAAAGATAAGGTTTCGCATGAAGAGCGTTGGAAAGAAATAGGACGTATTATCGAGCAGGTGCAGCGTCTTGAGCATCGTCATCATTACTTAAGAGAGATGCTGGAGGACGCGTCCGTGCGGCCAGTTTCAGGACTGATAATGGCGGCAGGGGTCATATATGTATCGTTCAAGATAGTCCGGTTCATAGGCGAATTCATAATCGGTAGAATAACCGACCCTTTCTTTTACGGGACGATCCAGCCTTTGTTGGAAAAACTGGCCGCTCATTGGCAGGAAAAGAGTTTTATATTCCACTTACTTATAGGCGATCTAATCAATGGAAAGATCGATTTTAAGCAATCACTTGGTGTATTGACCACAGCCCCTTACATTGAATTCGGTATGGTATTGCCGTATGTCATATCATTCTATCTTGTCCTAAGTCTTTTAGAAGATATAGGGTACTTGCCCCGTTTGGCGATATTACTGGATAATCTATTGCACCGTCTTGGCCTGCACGGCTACGCCATCATACCGGTGCTTTTAGGATTCGGTTGTAACGTTCCCGGTATATTGTCAACGCGCGTTTTGGAGTCAAAACGCGAGAGATTTATCGCGTCGACTATTATTTCCATAGGTGTGCCATGTGTTCCACTGCAAGCAATGATTGTCGGGCTGTTGGGTGTATTTGGCGGTTTTTATGTGGGCGGGGTATATCTGGTGTTATTCATTATAATTTTGATATTAGGGATTATTTTAAACCGGGTATTGCCCGGATACAGTCCCGAGTTTTTAATAGAAATCCCACCTTACAGATTTCCACCTTTAACAATGCTGGCAAGAAAATTATACTTTCGCGTTAAAGGATTTTTGTTCGAGGCGGTACCGATCGTTTTGATAGGCGTACTGGCTATTAATATCCTGCTGTATTTTAGGTTATTCGATATTATCACGGGAATATTCGCGCCGATTATCCATGGCTTATTCGGCTTGCCCAAAGAAGCGATAGTCGCCCTGATTATAGGTTTTTTAAGAAAAGATGTCGCAGTAGGGATGCTCGCGCCACTCGCGCTTTCAGCCAAGCAGTTATTCATAGCGGCAACATTGCTAGCGATATCATTCCCATGTATCGCTACGTTCATAGTTTTATGGAAAGAGTTGGGTGTGAAAGATCTGATTAAATCAACTGTCATTATGATAACGATTAGTATTATTGTGGGTACAGCGCTTAATTTTGTAGTATTGCGTTGA
- a CDS encoding metallophosphoesterase, producing MKLKKILAILIIIVLVYSFLPLISFQFTRLAEKSSNNQATVEQLKENKGGYFSFIAFGDSHNGLFTNDASTLKLIWHMNREDRFRKVPIDFVLHTGDVSLNGSEHDFKAWKKMQALIKYPIIAAIGNHDDRKLFEEYCGDKQFAFVNRNSYFIVVDNADGEPDLMWLEERLKEGKKYEHTFVIMHKPPCDPYQQEWYNIDNAPWAYSLRKLLAKYHVDMVFAGHKHMFKHQRFDNIDYITTGGGGMLMEIPESEGGYLHYIRVMVNHDYVTYEVRKISPPLWLHITYYLGKEALYWARNWYGSGYIFGRNAKIIEPKVESLNDREYWFGGK from the coding sequence ATGAAGTTAAAGAAAATTTTAGCCATTCTCATAATAATCGTTTTGGTATATTCATTCCTGCCGCTTATCTCGTTTCAGTTCACCCGGTTAGCAGAAAAATCATCCAATAATCAGGCAACTGTCGAGCAGCTTAAGGAAAACAAGGGTGGCTACTTTTCCTTTATCGCCTTCGGCGATAGCCACAACGGATTATTTACTAATGACGCGTCCACTCTAAAATTAATTTGGCATATGAATAGGGAAGATAGATTCAGGAAAGTGCCGATAGATTTTGTGCTACATACTGGGGATGTCAGCCTAAACGGTTCCGAACACGATTTCAAAGCATGGAAGAAAATGCAAGCCCTTATTAAATACCCCATTATCGCGGCTATAGGAAACCATGACGATAGGAAACTTTTTGAAGAATATTGCGGCGATAAGCAGTTTGCCTTTGTGAACAGAAACTCTTATTTTATCGTTGTTGATAATGCCGATGGTGAGCCCGATCTTATGTGGCTTGAAGAAAGGCTAAAAGAAGGGAAAAAATACGAACATACCTTCGTTATAATGCACAAGCCACCATGCGACCCATACCAGCAAGAATGGTACAATATCGATAACGCGCCGTGGGCATACAGCTTAAGGAAACTTTTGGCTAAATATCATGTAGATATGGTATTCGCCGGACACAAACATATGTTTAAACACCAACGGTTCGATAATATCGATTATATCACTACCGGCGGAGGTGGGATGCTTATGGAGATCCCGGAATCTGAAGGAGGTTATTTACATTACATCCGGGTAATGGTCAATCATGACTATGTGACTTATGAGGTAAGGAAGATATCACCGCCTCTATGGTTACACATAACATACTACCTTGGTAAGGAAGCGTTATATTGGGCGCGTAACTGGTATGGGTCGGGATATATTTTTGGCAGGAATGCGAAGATAATAGAACCCAAAGTCGAGAGTCTTAATGACCGTGAATATTGGTTCGGGGGAAAATAA
- a CDS encoding transcriptional repressor — MEILLTRLKSNKLKQTPKRKAILKLFLDKKRFLSPEKIFAVIKKEFKRASFPSIYRNLDELYRIGILIKVQKPDRRLYYALCMAKNDTHHHHIICVKCGKIGEFKGCDIINKKKIGGFKILDHSLQLEGLCSKCS, encoded by the coding sequence TTGGAAATATTACTAACAAGATTAAAATCGAATAAACTGAAGCAAACCCCAAAAAGAAAAGCTATTCTAAAACTGTTTTTAGATAAAAAACGCTTTTTAAGTCCCGAAAAAATTTTCGCCGTTATAAAAAAAGAATTTAAAAGGGCAAGCTTTCCATCGATCTATCGGAATTTGGATGAGCTATACAGGATAGGCATTCTTATCAAAGTACAAAAACCTGATAGAAGATTATATTATGCTCTGTGCATGGCGAAGAACGATACTCATCATCACCACATAATCTGCGTAAAGTGCGGCAAGATAGGCGAATTTAAAGGATGCGATATAATAAATAAAAAGAAGATAGGCGGATTTAAGATTTTAGACCATTCACTGCAATTAGAAGGCCTTTGCAGTAAATGTTCATAG
- a CDS encoding cytochrome c biogenesis protein CcdA: protein MLSFVEKALTNTPILAIFIVFWAGAIASMSSCTLVRIPVVSGYIAGAAGSKKKAILLALSFTMGLIISYTILGILLGIVTNFSGTLIKFSKIIYWFLGTLLVFSGLFLSGLIKWKGMEHRHAIQDKFKNAGYLGGFIFGMIFAFLEMPACPCCSSVLIIIASIVMLKGSFLYSLIIFISFAVGQSFPILLIGTSTGLIKYLLPKMERSEEWIKLVAGNVLIVLGICFIIIA from the coding sequence ATGCTTTCATTTGTCGAAAAAGCGTTAACAAATACACCGATTTTGGCCATATTTATAGTATTCTGGGCCGGCGCTATCGCGTCTATGAGTTCCTGCACTCTTGTGCGGATTCCGGTTGTTTCCGGATATATCGCGGGCGCTGCAGGCTCTAAGAAGAAAGCCATCCTCCTTGCCCTGTCTTTTACGATGGGACTTATTATAAGCTACACGATATTAGGAATCCTACTAGGAATAGTCACTAACTTCTCCGGGACGCTCATAAAGTTCAGTAAGATCATTTACTGGTTCCTTGGAACACTGTTAGTGTTTAGCGGATTGTTTTTGTCCGGCCTTATTAAATGGAAAGGCATGGAACATAGGCATGCCATTCAGGATAAATTCAAAAACGCCGGTTATTTGGGAGGATTTATTTTTGGGATGATATTTGCCTTTCTTGAAATGCCGGCCTGCCCATGTTGCAGTTCTGTTTTGATAATAATAGCGAGTATAGTAATGCTTAAGGGGTCATTTCTTTATTCATTGATTATATTTATAAGTTTTGCGGTTGGCCAGAGCTTTCCAATACTGCTTATAGGAACCTCAACAGGACTGATTAAATATTTACTGCCCAAGATGGAACGTTCGGAAGAATGGATAAAGCTTGTGGCCGGGAATGTGCTGATAGTTCTGGGCATATGTTTTATTATTATTGCATAG
- a CDS encoding tetratricopeptide repeat protein, with protein sequence METQEPKCSCCHDHEYRVLINPVKRRLFSIIFILLALTALKPFLFSQIFKRGCAYVAYPLYDDAIRQYKKCVFLNKKSDDAWDWLGYAYKGKGDIQKAIEIYEYAIKINPDNKKARFNLGMIYAVKKNFNEAAGHFKYIAAMGKENEVTLDLISCHRSSCEMLITCFERMGDVIELKRAIDMTLRFYPDNKKAKDRLSKIESI encoded by the coding sequence ATGGAAACACAGGAGCCGAAATGTAGTTGCTGTCATGATCACGAATATAGGGTTTTAATCAATCCTGTAAAAAGACGCCTGTTCAGTATAATTTTTATTTTACTGGCATTAACTGCTTTGAAACCATTTTTATTTAGTCAGATATTTAAACGAGGCTGTGCTTATGTTGCCTATCCTTTATACGATGATGCTATAAGGCAATATAAAAAGTGCGTATTCTTAAACAAAAAGAGCGACGACGCCTGGGATTGGCTTGGTTATGCATATAAAGGTAAGGGGGATATCCAAAAGGCGATCGAGATTTATGAATACGCAATCAAAATAAACCCCGATAATAAAAAAGCCCGTTTCAACTTAGGCATGATTTACGCTGTGAAAAAAAACTTTAATGAAGCGGCGGGACATTTTAAATACATTGCGGCTATGGGTAAAGAAAATGAGGTAACGCTCGACCTTATCTCATGTCATCGATCTTCCTGCGAAATGCTCATTACGTGTTTTGAAAGGATGGGAGATGTTATCGAATTGAAGCGCGCAATTGATATGACATTGAGATTTTATCCAGATAACAAGAAGGCAAAGGATAGGCTTTCGAAAATTGAAAGTATCTAA
- a CDS encoding zinc ABC transporter substrate-binding protein — translation MFRIIKVVATVLFVCASCAFAQEGKGKIEVITTLFPTYDFAKEVGKDKVSVSLLLPPGVESHTFEPKPQDVVRINKADIFIYTGKYMEPWAENILKGISNKNLLVVDASKGIELMVEDDHDEEGEHHEGEAEHNEEDHHDGEHGHHHHGGKDPHIWLDLANDQIMVDTIARALSEKDPANGSFYLKNAEEYKTKLADLDRRFKETLSTAKYKTIIYGGHFAFGYFVKRYRLEHDSPYDGFSPNAEPSPKAIAELVNKLKASGSKYIYYEELLDPKVARVIAQESGAKLELLHGAHNVSKDELNKGVTFIDIMEENLKKLKVGLECSQK, via the coding sequence ATGTTTAGAATAATTAAAGTCGTAGCTACTGTGCTTTTTGTCTGTGCATCATGTGCTTTTGCGCAGGAGGGCAAGGGAAAGATCGAGGTAATTACGACTCTATTCCCGACATATGATTTTGCTAAAGAAGTTGGTAAGGATAAAGTGAGCGTTTCGCTTTTACTGCCACCTGGAGTTGAGTCACATACATTTGAGCCAAAGCCGCAGGATGTTGTCAGGATCAACAAAGCCGATATATTTATATATACCGGTAAATATATGGAGCCGTGGGCAGAGAATATTCTCAAGGGTATTTCCAATAAAAATCTTTTAGTTGTTGACGCGAGCAAAGGTATCGAGCTTATGGTTGAAGATGACCATGATGAAGAGGGTGAACACCATGAAGGAGAGGCTGAGCATAATGAAGAAGATCATCATGATGGTGAACATGGTCACCATCATCACGGAGGGAAAGATCCTCATATCTGGTTAGATTTAGCCAATGATCAGATTATGGTTGATACGATTGCGCGGGCGCTATCGGAGAAAGATCCGGCTAACGGGAGTTTTTATTTAAAGAACGCGGAAGAGTATAAAACAAAGCTGGCTGATCTCGACAGGCGTTTTAAAGAAACGCTTTCCACGGCCAAATATAAGACGATCATCTACGGCGGGCATTTTGCATTTGGTTATTTCGTGAAGCGCTATAGGCTGGAGCATGATTCGCCGTATGACGGTTTTTCACCGAATGCCGAACCAAGTCCCAAAGCCATAGCGGAGCTTGTCAATAAACTTAAAGCATCCGGCAGTAAATATATTTATTATGAAGAGTTGCTTGATCCAAAAGTCGCACGAGTGATCGCGCAGGAATCCGGAGCTAAGTTGGAATTACTTCACGGGGCGCATAATGTCAGCAAAGACGAATTGAATAAAGGCGTTACATTTATAGATATAATGGAAGAGAACCTGAAAAAGCTGAAAGTCGGCCTTGAATGCAGTCAAAAATAA
- a CDS encoding metal ABC transporter ATP-binding protein has product MQSKIIEVKNLRVKYQNVEALSGVSFDLDAGDYVGIVGPNGSGKTTLVKALLGLLPFEGKVSFQGKSFSEFTARKHVGYLPQKMSFLDQRFPATAKEIVVSGVYCCKRFPITLNNEDYIAAEQSMKILGITNLKNRPIGRLSGGQQQRVLLARALVHSPEVLILDEPTVALDPQSREAFYSTVQKLNKEKKVTVILISHDAASVGKYASKLLYIDRKVIFYGTFEEFCKSAQMSDYFGPGQHIICHRH; this is encoded by the coding sequence ATGCAGTCAAAAATAATCGAAGTAAAAAATCTACGGGTTAAGTATCAGAACGTAGAAGCGCTCAGCGGAGTAAGCTTTGACCTGGATGCCGGTGACTATGTCGGCATTGTAGGTCCTAACGGTTCCGGGAAGACGACGTTAGTAAAAGCTCTTCTGGGGCTATTACCTTTTGAGGGCAAAGTCAGCTTCCAGGGTAAGAGTTTTTCAGAATTCACCGCGCGTAAGCATGTAGGGTACCTTCCTCAAAAGATGTCGTTTCTCGACCAGCGCTTTCCGGCGACAGCCAAAGAGATCGTTGTTTCCGGCGTGTATTGCTGCAAAAGATTTCCGATAACGCTAAATAATGAGGACTACATAGCGGCGGAACAATCGATGAAAATACTCGGGATCACGAATCTCAAAAATCGCCCTATTGGCAGATTATCAGGCGGCCAGCAACAGAGGGTGCTATTGGCTCGGGCGCTTGTTCATTCTCCGGAGGTCTTGATCCTTGATGAACCTACCGTGGCCTTGGATCCTCAATCCCGCGAAGCTTTCTATTCTACGGTGCAGAAACTGAATAAGGAAAAGAAGGTAACGGTAATTTTGATATCACACGATGCCGCTTCTGTCGGAAAATACGCATCGAAATTACTTTATATAGATAGAAAAGTAATATTCTATGGGACATTCGAGGAATTCTGTAAATCTGCTCAAATGTCCGATTATTTCGGGCCGGGCCAACACATCATCTGTCACAGGCACTAG
- a CDS encoding metal ABC transporter permease encodes MDILGQIHEALQYAFIQRAIIAGCFMALGCSFLGVFLVLRRFSLIGDGLAHVSFATVALALLLQAQPMIVSIPLVGLASLLILKLNEKAHVYGDAAIGLVSSFGIAIGVIIASTAGGFNVDLFSYLFGNILSVSGLEVWITIIISSLVAFVTGLFYHDLFAITFDEEYAQVSGIKVRLVNRILILLTSFIVVLGIKIVGTMLVSSLIILPAISALQITKSFRATIALAGVFAIISVIIGVFASYVMNLPSGATIVMVNFVFFIGAFLFHKMQRR; translated from the coding sequence ATGGATATATTAGGACAAATACACGAAGCTCTTCAATATGCTTTTATTCAGCGCGCGATTATTGCCGGTTGTTTTATGGCGCTTGGCTGTTCGTTTCTCGGGGTATTTCTTGTACTACGCCGTTTTTCTCTGATAGGTGATGGCCTCGCTCATGTAAGTTTTGCTACTGTTGCCCTTGCTCTTCTTTTGCAGGCCCAACCAATGATAGTTTCGATACCTCTGGTGGGTCTTGCCTCACTCCTTATCCTTAAGCTTAACGAAAAAGCTCATGTTTACGGTGACGCGGCGATAGGGCTCGTCTCGTCTTTTGGTATTGCCATAGGAGTTATTATCGCCAGTACGGCAGGCGGATTTAATGTAGATCTATTCAGTTATCTTTTTGGAAATATACTATCGGTGAGTGGTCTTGAAGTTTGGATAACGATAATAATATCTTCTTTGGTGGCGTTCGTCACAGGCCTGTTTTACCATGACCTTTTTGCCATAACATTCGATGAAGAATATGCGCAGGTTTCCGGAATAAAAGTGCGCTTGGTAAACAGGATTCTAATATTACTTACCTCATTTATAGTGGTATTGGGCATAAAGATTGTGGGCACAATGCTTGTATCGAGCCTCATAATATTGCCGGCAATATCAGCGTTACAGATAACAAAGAGCTTTCGTGCCACCATTGCGCTTGCCGGAGTATTCGCGATTATCTCGGTAATAATAGGTGTCTTTGCTTCTTATGTAATGAATTTACCTTCGGGGGCTACTATCGTTATGGTCAATTTTGTATTTTTCATAGGTGCATTTTTATTTCATAAGATGCAGAGACGATAA
- a CDS encoding MATE family efflux transporter encodes MAEIVAISMPMIASYACDTIMVFTDRLFLSRLDPELMNASLGGGVSAMAFTSFFVGLVGFTTALVAQHLGARRKKDCSVVVTQALLFSCLAYPLILLMQPLAHRLFVFAGVDARQLEPQELYLKILLYGSIISLARISLSGFFSGIARTRIVMFASFAAMITNVVMDYVLIFGKCGFPPLGIRGAAYATILGGVVGLSILAADYFSERNRREYGIGASFHFDRALAGKLLKFGTPTGLEMCLNIFAFNAIIMLFHSLGPVTATAATVVFNWDLVSFVPLIGIEIGVTSLVGKYMGAGDPGKAHHSVMSGLKLGMLYSAVILVFFILYPGMLVDTFRPTAASEVFASAVPLAVFMVRLAAVYVMVEAMLCVFIGALRGAGDTFWAMRTSVIIHWLMVAVLALVLRVFGLSPWIGWTVVVFFFLIFSMVVFVRYKKGGWKKLRMVEQAAPPELIPEIGEV; translated from the coding sequence ATGGCTGAAATCGTTGCCATCTCCATGCCTATGATCGCATCCTACGCCTGCGATACGATAATGGTGTTTACCGACAGGCTGTTCCTATCGCGACTTGATCCCGAGCTGATGAACGCCTCTCTCGGCGGTGGTGTAAGCGCCATGGCCTTTACTTCGTTTTTCGTCGGCTTGGTCGGATTCACAACAGCGCTCGTTGCCCAGCACCTCGGTGCCAGGCGGAAAAAAGACTGCAGCGTTGTGGTAACGCAAGCCTTGCTTTTTTCCTGCCTTGCTTATCCGCTTATATTACTGATGCAGCCTCTCGCTCATAGGCTATTCGTATTTGCGGGAGTGGATGCGCGGCAGCTGGAACCTCAGGAACTTTACCTCAAGATATTATTATACGGCTCCATTATAAGCTTAGCGCGCATATCTTTGAGCGGTTTCTTTTCCGGAATTGCCCGAACCCGGATTGTTATGTTCGCCTCGTTTGCGGCCATGATTACCAATGTAGTCATGGATTATGTTTTGATATTTGGTAAATGCGGTTTCCCGCCGCTCGGGATACGGGGTGCGGCATACGCTACTATCCTTGGAGGCGTTGTCGGTTTATCGATCCTCGCGGCGGACTATTTCAGCGAGCGCAATCGTAGGGAATACGGTATAGGCGCTTCATTTCATTTTGACCGGGCGCTGGCCGGGAAATTATTAAAGTTCGGGACACCTACTGGGCTCGAGATGTGCCTCAATATATTTGCGTTCAACGCCATCATAATGTTATTCCATTCTCTTGGGCCGGTGACGGCAACGGCCGCTACGGTTGTATTTAATTGGGATCTGGTATCGTTCGTGCCGCTTATAGGTATAGAGATAGGCGTGACGAGCCTTGTGGGAAAATATATGGGCGCGGGTGACCCCGGCAAGGCACACCACTCGGTGATGTCCGGACTGAAATTGGGCATGCTCTATTCCGCGGTAATACTGGTATTTTTCATCCTTTATCCCGGCATGCTTGTAGACACCTTCCGTCCAACTGCCGCCAGTGAGGTATTTGCCAGTGCCGTGCCGCTTGCGGTATTTATGGTGCGCCTGGCTGCCGTATATGTGATGGTCGAAGCGATGCTATGCGTCTTTATTGGAGCCCTGCGCGGGGCAGGGGACACGTTTTGGGCGATGCGTACATCGGTAATTATACACTGGTTAATGGTTGCAGTTTTGGCGCTTGTGTTGCGTGTATTCGGCCTATCACCATGGATAGGCTGGACTGTAGTGGTATTTTTTTTCCTAATATTTTCAATGGTAGTCTTTGTCAGGTACAAAAAAGGCGGCTGGAAGAAACTACGCATGGTGGAGCAGGCCGCTCCCCCAGAGCTGATCCCGGAGATCGGAGAAGTTTAG
- a CDS encoding DUF47 family protein, with product MLRRFLPKEFNFFDLFEKQARYAADAAECFKELVAKSVIDDAAIDRMHEIEHQGDDVAHTILDNLNKTFITPFDREDIHSLAKEIDDITDMLYAIVNRMKVYKVAGANKNLIEFASVISDSVNAVTRAVRGLRDMNRAKEVSEVCVEINRLENLGDAMRDSVLAELFDTEKDPITIMKLKEIYQDAETVLDICEDVAHVVQSILVKQA from the coding sequence ATGTTGCGCCGTTTTCTTCCTAAAGAGTTCAATTTCTTCGATCTGTTCGAGAAACAGGCCCGCTACGCGGCTGACGCGGCGGAGTGTTTTAAAGAGCTTGTGGCTAAGAGCGTTATCGACGACGCCGCGATCGACAGGATGCATGAAATCGAGCACCAGGGCGACGATGTCGCGCACACCATACTTGATAATCTTAACAAAACTTTCATAACGCCTTTTGACAGGGAGGATATCCACTCCTTAGCCAAGGAGATCGACGACATAACCGATATGCTATACGCTATAGTAAACCGGATGAAAGTTTATAAGGTTGCCGGAGCGAATAAAAACCTGATAGAATTTGCTTCAGTGATAAGCGACTCGGTCAATGCCGTAACCCGCGCTGTCCGCGGGCTTCGCGATATGAACAGGGCCAAAGAGGTTTCCGAGGTCTGTGTCGAGATAAATCGCCTGGAAAATCTGGGCGATGCCATGAGGGATTCGGTGCTTGCCGAACTATTCGATACGGAAAAAGACCCGATCACTATTATGAAGTTGAAAGAGATATATCAGGATGCCGAGACCGTACTCGATATCTGCGAAGACGTAGCTCACGTGGTTCAGTCTATCCTCGTAAAGCAGGCTTAA